The genomic stretch ATTGTTAGCGGTATCTCGCGCCATTGGTGAAACGATGATTGTAGTCATGGCAGCCGGACTCGCTGCTAATCTCACCGCAAACCCACTGGAAACAGTCACTACGGTCACGGTACAGATTGTGACGTTACTTGTCGGTGATCAAGAGTTCGATAGCCCTAAAACAATGGCTGCATTCGCATTGGGGCTGGTTTTATTTATTATTACACTGACTCTTAATTTCATTGCGCTGTATATCGTCCGTAAATACCGAGAGCAATATGATTAATTTATTTGCGATTCTCAATATTAAGAAAAAACAATAAGCTATGAGTAAAAAAAACCCCAACATGCTCGGCAATAGCACGGCTACTCGCGTTCAAGCGGGTTTAAAGAAGCGTTACGCAAAAGAGCGACGATTTCGTTTTTATGGTGTGCTTGCAATCACACTCAGCTTATTGTTTCTCTCATTTTTATTTATTAATATCAGCAGCAAAGGTTATACCGCTTTTCAGCAAACCTTTATTCAGATAGAAGTTTACCTTGATGAAAACAGTATTGACCCAGAAGGCTCCCGTGACAGCAATACACTCTCTTCTGCAAACTATGGTGGACTGGTTAAAAGTAGCCTGCGTTCGCTATTCCCTGATGTAAAAAAACGTAAAGATAAAAAGAAACTCTACAAACTGATTAGCTCTGGTGCAACGTTTCAGCTTCGTGACATGGTTATGAACGACCCCACACTGATTGGTACGACAACACGCATGTGGGTTCCTGCGGATGATGATTATGACATGCTCATGAAGGGGCATATTGATCGTACACTTCCAGAAGATGAGCGACGTTTGAAAGATCAAGAGGTGGCCTGGTTTGACCACTTAATTGAAAATGACCAAGTCAAAAAAAGTTTTAATATCACATTTTTTACTGCGGGTGACTCCCGTGAACCCGAGTTGGCCGGCATATGGGGCGCACTCGTTGGATCACTATTAACACTGTTTATTACTCTAATCATCTGCTTTCCATTAGGTGTTGCGACTGCCGTCTACCTAGAAGAGTTCGCACCACAAAACCGATGGACAGACCTGATTGAAGTTAACATCAATAATCTCGCGGCTGTTCCGTCGATTATTTTTGGACTGCTTGGCCTGGCTATTTTTATCAATGTTTTTCACCTGCCACGCTCAGCTCCTATTCTCGGCGGACTGGTATTGGCATTAATGACTTTACCGACAATCATTATTGCCAGCCGCACAGCGCTCAAATCAGTACCGCCCAGTATCCGCCAGGCTTCACTTGCAATTGGAGCATCGAAAATGCAAACGATTATGTACCATGTGCTGCCACTCGCCATGCCTGGCATGCTCACGGGTACAATAATTGGCATGGCTCAAGCACTAGGAGAAACAGCACCACTGTTAATGATCGGTATGGTTGCATTTATTGTCGATATTCCAGCGGGTGTCACAGATCCAGCAACGGTACTGCCTGTACAAATTTTTCTCTGGGCTGATAGCCCCGAACGTGCATTTGTTGAAAAAACATCTGCGGCAATTATGGTGTTACTTGCCTTTTTAATCACGATGAACTCACTTGCCATTTTTCTTAGAAAACGTTTTGAGAAACGCTGGTGACAGATACGCAACAACCAAAAATACTAAAGGGAATTACCCTTTTGTTTACTACTTAAAGGTTTAAATATTCATGGGAAACTCCAACATAACCGAACATAACAACAATGAAGCTGGCGATCAGTCATACAAAACAGTCGGCCAGATTACTGTTGACAACCCAAGAATCAATTGTCATAACGTCAATGTTTATTATGGTGAAAAACAGGCCATACACGATATCACTATAGACATTGGCACCAATGAAGTCATTGCAATGATTGGCCCTTCCGGCTGTGGTAAATCTACTTTTTTACGCTGCCTTAATCGCATGAATGATACGATAGACACCTGCAAAGTATCAGGTGAAATTCTGATTGATGGCCAAAATATCTATGACAAAAATATGGATGTGGTCTTGCTCCGTGCAAGGGTTGGCATGGTGTTTCAAAAACCGAATCCTTTTCCTAAGTCCATCTATGAAAATGTTGCATTTGGCCCGCGCATTCACGGTTTAGCCAACAACAAAGCCGAGCTGGATGAAATTATCCATACAAGTCTGGAAAAAGCAGGGTTGTTAAAAGAAGTTAAAGATCGACTGGATCAGCCAGGCACTGCGCTCTCTGGCGGTCAGCAACAACGTTTATGTATCGCCCGAGCTATTGCAGTCGATCCGGAAGTCATTCTAATGGATGAGCCCTGCTCTGCACTTGATCCGATAGCAACAGCGATTATTGAGCAACTCATGGATGAGTTACGTGAGCAATATACTATTGTAATCGTTACTCACTCAATGCAACAAGCCGCTCGTGTATCACAACGTACAGCTTACTTTCACCTGGGTAAATTAATTGAAGTGGGCCCTACCGAACAGATTTTCACTAACCCCAAGCACAAACTAACGGAAGACTATATTACGGGGCGCTTTGGTTAAGCTCCACCCTGCTGAATAACAAAATCATAAGGGGCTGATTTTGTTATTCCCTCATTGCTGACTTACGCAGCAACTTGGAGCACTGTTCAATACCTTCCATGTTGCTTGCTAATATAGTTCGTCAATTCAACATGTTGAATATTCATTCGCAAAATTATTTCATGCATATCACGCATAATGGCTTTCATCACTTTATAAACAAGGCGCGGTTCCGTATCCATCAAGCTTTCGAAATCCATTCGTTCAAAGCTGTATACGCGCGATTCACCTCTCGAAATTATTGAAGCAGTATGTGGCTTTCCAGTCACAAAACTTAAAGCCCCTGCAATACTTCCAGCTTTGCGTGTATCCAGCGTCACACAGCCCTGAACATCTGATTTTGCAACGACCAGCGTTCCACTCATAACTCCATACAAATATTGGCTATCGCAACCCTCTTTAATCAGATAAGCTTTATCTTTTAAAACGTGAAGCTCGACAATACCAATCAGTTTCCTGCATTCATCATCATCCAGCTCTTCGCTCAGAGAAGAATCTCTGACCGCATTAAAAAGTTCTTGATCCAGAGAGCGCTGCTCTGTTTCATTCGATTCATCCGAGTCGGTCACTCGTAACACAGTATCAAACATGTTTCTTTCTCCGTATATCATTAAAATTATTAAGAGATCACTTTATTATTAAAGTTCATCACCTGTTCGTGAGCATCATCACATAAATTGTATTATCTATTTTTCAATCTATTTAACGGGTTATTCCAACACTATTTTATGAAAGTAATATGACAAAAAAAACCTCACTCCAAAAGGAGTAAGGCTTCATTATCGGCATAGCTAATTAAAACTATAGCCACGACTCAGATTCTTTCTGAAGTCCAGCACTTCTACGTTAAAACCAACAGTTTACATATTTACGCTCACATTTTTCACTTTGAACAATTACAAACTTACTTCACAGGCACAAAAAGAAATTCACCCGACTCATGCCCGCCGTGACGAATGGGGGCATATTGAGGCGTTTGTTCAATATTGAATTTTGCTGCTGTTATATGCACTTTATCAGCCACATCACGATAGACTTTATAACCTTCCATTATATTTTCATTAGACTCCAGAGAATCAAAAAATGCTTGAGCGAAAATAGAGTGGCTACCACCACCGCTGTCCATTACGGGCTTTATTCCTCCTGATGTTAACACTGTTCTCGAACGTGTTTTGGCCATGACACCCATCCATTTTTGACGCACTTCATCCGTCAGATCAATATCGAGTCTAGCAAGAGATGAGCGTGTTAATGAACCCGAATAACAAGAGTCAGCAACCACCAGCACATGCTTGGCTTTCATTGCATTTAACTGCTCTGTAATTGAGATATTGGAGATCCAGTTTGCAGTACTATTCGGCTCTGCATCCACAGGCAGCCAATACCCCTGCATATTAATCCGATCAATCTCACCATGGCCTGCGTAATAGATCAGCAAGTTATCCTGATCGGTTAACTGCTCACGCAACCTGTTTAATTCAGACAAAATATCATATCGCGTTGCATTCAATAACAGGCTTGTTTTAAACCCATACTGATCTCGTAATACTTTTTCAGCGCGCTCAGCATCTGATACAGCAGTGGCCAAGTCAGGCATTTTTGGATATCGGTTATTACCAATAATCAAAGCATAGTAAGAGCCAAAATCAATTGAACTCACACGCCGTGACTGCGCTTTATCCAGAGGTTTTGTAACTGTTGCAGGGGCATTACGAAATTTAGGGATGAACATGAAATCAACAGTGGCTCGTCTGCCTTGTTTATCGACAGCAACCACTGAGACTGCTGTATCTGTTTTTTCAATCTCAATATTGGCTTTGAAGACATTATTATGTGCCAGTTTTTGAGGTTGATCATTCACTGTAATCGCAAGAATTCCAGCCGGTGCCGTCACTTTACCCACAATTAGACGCTCTTTCACGAAAGTACGTAATTTCACACTGGGAACTCCACGAGTCACCACAACAGGCGGGTCAATGATTTCTATAACAGGCCCTGCCAACTCAGAGTCCTGATTTTCACTTAGCTGATGCTCTTGAACCTTAACTGATTCCAGCTCTTTTTTAAGTCCA from Gammaproteobacteria bacterium encodes the following:
- the pstA gene encoding phosphate ABC transporter permease PstA, producing the protein MSKKNPNMLGNSTATRVQAGLKKRYAKERRFRFYGVLAITLSLLFLSFLFINISSKGYTAFQQTFIQIEVYLDENSIDPEGSRDSNTLSSANYGGLVKSSLRSLFPDVKKRKDKKKLYKLISSGATFQLRDMVMNDPTLIGTTTRMWVPADDDYDMLMKGHIDRTLPEDERRLKDQEVAWFDHLIENDQVKKSFNITFFTAGDSREPELAGIWGALVGSLLTLFITLIICFPLGVATAVYLEEFAPQNRWTDLIEVNINNLAAVPSIIFGLLGLAIFINVFHLPRSAPILGGLVLALMTLPTIIIASRTALKSVPPSIRQASLAIGASKMQTIMYHVLPLAMPGMLTGTIIGMAQALGETAPLLMIGMVAFIVDIPAGVTDPATVLPVQIFLWADSPERAFVEKTSAAIMVLLAFLITMNSLAIFLRKRFEKRW
- the pstB gene encoding phosphate ABC transporter ATP-binding protein PstB, yielding MGNSNITEHNNNEAGDQSYKTVGQITVDNPRINCHNVNVYYGEKQAIHDITIDIGTNEVIAMIGPSGCGKSTFLRCLNRMNDTIDTCKVSGEILIDGQNIYDKNMDVVLLRARVGMVFQKPNPFPKSIYENVAFGPRIHGLANNKAELDEIIHTSLEKAGLLKEVKDRLDQPGTALSGGQQQRLCIARAIAVDPEVILMDEPCSALDPIATAIIEQLMDELREQYTIVIVTHSMQQAARVSQRTAYFHLGKLIEVGPTEQIFTNPKHKLTEDYITGRFG
- a CDS encoding cyclic nucleotide-binding domain-containing protein, coding for MFDTVLRVTDSDESNETEQRSLDQELFNAVRDSSLSEELDDDECRKLIGIVELHVLKDKAYLIKEGCDSQYLYGVMSGTLVVAKSDVQGCVTLDTRKAGSIAGALSFVTGKPHTASIISRGESRVYSFERMDFESLMDTEPRLVYKVMKAIMRDMHEIILRMNIQHVELTNYISKQHGRY
- a CDS encoding caspase family protein codes for the protein MVNKLTLSVVVALMTVAVVGCAQQVKQVGMTSANKQVDVEKLFIVDCLLPGQVRKLGGQMSYLTPRLPIKTSAIDCEIRGGEYVAYDRSDYRTALKVWLDGAKAGDPEAQTNVGEIYEKGLGTQSDYQSAYAWYKKAAEQNYSSAQINLGYMYEKGLGIEKDVAKALNWYRKASGLTDDDLEFSSTIEVTVASQVEQKTQKLREEIERRKQEAQLLRQQLDKTEKKLKLRKTALSTAENRVVRLNKQLKSLNTEGAKSKLKAVKQELVQEEAKIITQQKELDWLQTELKQQKTGLKKELESVKVQEHQLSENQDSELAGPVIEIIDPPVVVTRGVPSVKLRTFVKERLIVGKVTAPAGILAITVNDQPQKLAHNNVFKANIEIEKTDTAVSVVAVDKQGRRATVDFMFIPKFRNAPATVTKPLDKAQSRRVSSIDFGSYYALIIGNNRYPKMPDLATAVSDAERAEKVLRDQYGFKTSLLLNATRYDILSELNRLREQLTDQDNLLIYYAGHGEIDRINMQGYWLPVDAEPNSTANWISNISITEQLNAMKAKHVLVVADSCYSGSLTRSSLARLDIDLTDEVRQKWMGVMAKTRSRTVLTSGGIKPVMDSGGGSHSIFAQAFFDSLESNENIMEGYKVYRDVADKVHITAAKFNIEQTPQYAPIRHGGHESGEFLFVPVK